The nucleotide window TCGAGGGGGCAGTTTACGCCGGAGTTCTCAACGTTGGTGGAGAAGAGCTCCTTTTCCTCCCAGCGCCAGACCTTAAAGCGGTAGTACATCTCGACGTCCTCGTAGTAGAGGTCGGTTATCATGCCCTCGGGGCACTTCTTGGTTATCCAGACCTTTCCGTCCTTCTCCCACACGAGGGCCGGAACTATTCTCCTCGTCTCGGGACAGAGGGAGTACGTCCTGTGGGGCAGGTCACCACCGTAACCCCTGCTCGCGGTCTTCAAAAGCTCGTAGAATTCATCCTCGCTGATTTCCGGAAACTCAACTATATCCCGTATCCTCTTGGTTGATTCGGCGAATTCCTTCTCCCCGCTGGGGATTTCACCCAAACTTTCAGCCATAGGCATCACCTTTAACAACTCCTCCCTCTGGCGGGTGTTCAATCTAAGAGTATAAAAGCTTTTGCGTAAATATGAAGATTTTCCTGCATAGGTATGAGCGCCGGCACAAGCGTTAAAAACGGGAGCGTGAACCCTTCCAGGGGTTGAAGATGCCGGCGAGAGAGATGAGGATGGAGATGTTCCTCAGGGCGCTCCTCAGGAGGGACTTCTCAAGGGCTAAAGGGCACATGGAAAAGCTCCAGAAGATAGCGGGAAACGACGAGTGGGGCAGGGGCTACTCAAAGGCCGTCACCGGGTTCCTGAGTGCCATTCAGGACAACGACCCCGACTCCCTCGTGGTCCAGCTCCTCAAGGAGCACGATCGAAAGAAAGCAGAGGAAGTGCTCGAACGCTTTGAGCAAATACTGAGGCAGGAGTTCAGAGACGAGTACGAGAGGGGCTACTTCACGGCATGGGTCGAGTTCCTGAAGGCCTACCTGAGCCAGAAAACCCTCGCGTGATGCCTATGGGGAAGGAAGAGCTCATGAAAAAGCTGGAGGAGAGGATCAGGAACTGCCGGAAGTGTCCCCTGGGCCAGCTCAGGACCAACGCCGTTCCCGGCTCCGGAAGCTACGACGCCAAGGTCATGTTCGTTGGGGAAGCCCCGGGTTACTGGGAGGATCAGAAGGGCCTTCCCTTCGTCGGCAGGGCAGGAAAGGTTCTCGACGAGCTCTTGGCGGGAATAGGGCTCAGCAGGGACGACGTCTACATAACGAACATCGTCAAGTGCCGCCCACCGGAGAACCGCAACCCAACGGAAGAGGAGATAAGGGCCTGCTCCCCCTACCTCGACATGCAGATAGACATCATAAGGCCCAGGGTGATAGTTCCCCTCGGGAGGCACTCAATGGGCTACATCCTTAGGAAGTTCGGATTCGAGCCGGAACCGATAAGCAAGATCCACGGGAAGGTTTTCAGGGCCAACACCCTCTTCGGAAGGATCCTCATAATGCCCATGTACCATCCAGCGGCGGCCCTCTACAAGCCTCCCCTCAGGGAAGAGCTGAGAAAGGACTTTGAAAAGCTGGGGAAGATCCTGAACGAGCTCTAATCACTTCTTTGACCCCGCGGAGGACACGAACCCCACTGAAAAGCCGACCCACGCCAGCAGGTAGCCGGTTCCGACGCTGAGCGTGTCCTTTCCACTTCCCCACTGGAGCAGGCCAACGGTCAGGAGGACCATGCCCACCAGCCCAACCCCGTGGCCGAGTTTTCCGTTGAAGAGCCCTATTACCGCCCCGAGAAGGATCAGGGGAACGGACACTATCGAGAGGAGCTCGTTGATTGAGGTCTCCTTTGCCTTGAGGTGGAGGTAGCTCCTTACCTCCTTCTCGTTGAGGTACAGGCCCTTTACAACGTCCAGGAAGCTGAGGGAACGATTTGAGGATGAGCCGTTGTGGTCAATGGCGTAGGCCACGACTCCACCGGAGGCATGCTGGGACGTGAACCACGGCATGCCCATTGCCACGAGGACGAGGAGCGCGGCCAGGAATGGAATCGGTCTCACCTTTCTACACCCAAGACCACTCCAACGGCCCCTTTATGAGTTTTTCGGCCCAAAATTACTCGGAATCCATAATCCCATGTACTCTTTCTTTTAGTTTGGAAACGGCATCTTTTCTGCATCTTTTTTCACCACCCGGTCAAAACCCTTTTATCCACCCTTGAAGAGTGAATGTGGGGACGGAAATGGAGCGGATAAGAAAGGCCACAATGGAACTCGTTTCGCTCTTCAACGAGGAGAACGGCGAGCCCCGCCTGGTGGGCATCCTCGTGGCTAAGGCGGGCAGGAGGAGCTACAACTTCTCGCTCTTCGACATAACGGAGAACGAACTCGTCCTCCAGCTCCACATTGGAAGGACCCTCGTGTACCTAGCCTTCGAGAGCCAGGAGGAGATAGAGGAAGACGAATACCCGGAACTCGTGGAGGGGATCCTCAGAAGGGCCGTTCCAGCGGTCAAAGAGCTGATAAAGGCTATAGAGGCCGAAAACCTTGAGGAGCCGGCAATACTCTACGATGAGATGAGTCCGGACGTTAAGGAGTTCGTCTACGACCTGCTGATCCGGCACAGGAGGGGAGCCTCTCCATACGACCAGACCGAGCCGGCTTAGATGAATGACGATCTCCGCCCCCATTCCCCCGGAAAAATCGTCGCAAATCCCAATTTTCCGCCGAAACTTATTTAAACAAAGACCCACTCCGAGTATCGATGCGCCATGATGGTCAGGAGTGATTGTTTTTGGCTTTGAAGGTCGCTTCTCGAGCCCCGGCATAGCAGTTAGGCGGGATTGTTTTTGGCGCTGATATGAGGGGGGATTGCTTTTGGCCGCGCCCTTCTGTCACTTAAACGCTCCGGTTTAGTTCTCACGCTCTTATTCCCTCACCCTTTGGGACCTTTCTCGAACGGATTAAAGGAATTGGAGGAGGTGTTAGAATGAAAGCCGTTCTGCCCGATTCGAAGATACCAAAGAGATGGTACAACATACTGCCCGATCTGCCAGAGGAGCTGGCTCCGCCCCTCGACCCGGAAACCGACGAGCCGATGAGGCCGGAGAAGCTGTTGAGGATTTTCGCAGAGGAGCTGGTAAAGCAGGAGATGAGCACGGAAAGGTACATCGAGATTCCGAAGAAGGTTCGCGAGCTCTACGCCAAGATAGGCAGGCCCACACCGCTTTTCAGGGCGACAAACCTTGAGAAGGCCCTTGGCACACCGGCGAGGATTTACTTCAAATACGAAGGCGCCACTGTAACGGGGAGCCACAAGATAAACACCGCTTTAGCTCAGGCCTACTACGCGAAGGAGCAGGGAATAGAGAGGCTCGTTACTGAAACGGGAGCCGGCCAGTGGGGAACCGCTTTGAGCCTGGCCGGTGCTCTTCTCGGGTTAAAAGTTCGCGTTTACATGGCGCGCGCCAGTTACTTCCAGAAACCATACAGGAAGACGATAATGCGCCTCTACGGGGCCGAAATCTATCCCAGTCCAAGCGACAGAACGGAAATCGGGAGGAAGTTCCTGAGCGAGGATCCCAACCACCCCGGAGGGCTGGGAATAGCGATAAGCGAGGCGATTGAAGACGTTTTGAGGGACGAAAAAGCCCGCTACGCCCTCGGAAGCGTTTTGAACCACGTGCTCATGCACCAGACCGTCATCGGCCTCGAAGCTCAGGAGCAGATGAAGGAGTTCGAGGAGCCGGACGTTATAATCGGCTGTGTAGGCGGTGGGAGCAACTTCGCTGGCCTTGCGTATCCCTTCGTGAGGGACGTTCTGAGCGGTGAAAAGGAGTACGAGTTCATAGCGGTCGAGCCGAAAGCCGCCCCGAGCATGACGCGCGGTGTCTACAAGTACGACTTCGGCGACTCCGGTGGTTACACCCCAAAGATGAAGATGCACACCCTCGGCCACACCTACTACGTCCCGCCGATTCACGCTGGAGGGCTTCGCTACCACGGCTTAGCTCCGACGCTGAGCGTCCTCATAAACCACGGAATAGTCAGGCCAGTAGCTTACCACCAGAACGAGGTCTTCCAGGCGGCGGAGCTGTTCGCGAAGACCGAGGGCATAATCCCAGCACCCGAAAGCGCCCACGCGATAAAGGGCGTCATAGACAGGGCGTTAAAGGCGAAGGAAGAAGGAAAGGAGGAGGTCATACTCTTCAACCTGAGCGGCCACGGCCTGCTCGACCTGAAGGGCTACGAGGACTACCTGGACGGGAAGCTCGAAGATTATGAGCCGGACTACTTCCCGGCTCTGGAGGAGCCTTAGTCCA belongs to Thermococcus sp. AM4 and includes:
- the udg gene encoding type-4 uracil-DNA glycosylase, whose translation is MGKEELMKKLEERIRNCRKCPLGQLRTNAVPGSGSYDAKVMFVGEAPGYWEDQKGLPFVGRAGKVLDELLAGIGLSRDDVYITNIVKCRPPENRNPTEEEIRACSPYLDMQIDIIRPRVIVPLGRHSMGYILRKFGFEPEPISKIHGKVFRANTLFGRILIMPMYHPAAALYKPPLREELRKDFEKLGKILNEL
- a CDS encoding TrpB-like pyridoxal phosphate-dependent enzyme, giving the protein MKAVLPDSKIPKRWYNILPDLPEELAPPLDPETDEPMRPEKLLRIFAEELVKQEMSTERYIEIPKKVRELYAKIGRPTPLFRATNLEKALGTPARIYFKYEGATVTGSHKINTALAQAYYAKEQGIERLVTETGAGQWGTALSLAGALLGLKVRVYMARASYFQKPYRKTIMRLYGAEIYPSPSDRTEIGRKFLSEDPNHPGGLGIAISEAIEDVLRDEKARYALGSVLNHVLMHQTVIGLEAQEQMKEFEEPDVIIGCVGGGSNFAGLAYPFVRDVLSGEKEYEFIAVEPKAAPSMTRGVYKYDFGDSGGYTPKMKMHTLGHTYYVPPIHAGGLRYHGLAPTLSVLINHGIVRPVAYHQNEVFQAAELFAKTEGIIPAPESAHAIKGVIDRALKAKEEGKEEVILFNLSGHGLLDLKGYEDYLDGKLEDYEPDYFPALEEP